In Rhodovulum sulfidophilum DSM 1374, the following are encoded in one genomic region:
- a CDS encoding paraquat-inducible protein A: MRALRLANLALLVLFPIAWAAPLLRAGLLPLFGLSEISVLSGLASLWQTDIFLALLVTLLALVAPYAKTVGLALVQYDLASARLLPAIHVMGKLAMADVFLIAIYVVLVKGIGMGRVETAWGLYLFTFCVLASLALSSLTARILKRG, encoded by the coding sequence ATGCGCGCGTTGCGGCTGGCCAATCTGGCGCTTCTGGTCCTGTTCCCCATCGCCTGGGCAGCACCGCTCTTGCGTGCGGGGCTGTTGCCGCTGTTCGGATTGTCGGAAATCTCGGTGCTGTCGGGGCTGGCCTCGCTCTGGCAGACCGACATCTTCCTCGCGCTGCTGGTGACGCTCTTGGCGCTGGTCGCGCCCTATGCCAAGACCGTGGGGCTTGCGCTGGTCCAGTACGATCTGGCCTCGGCCCGGCTGCTGCCCGCGATCCATGTCATGGGCAAGCTCGCCATGGCCGATGTGTTCCTGATCGCGATCTACGTCGTCCTGGTCAAGGGCATCGGCATGGGCCGGGTCGAGACCGCCTGGGGGCTCTATCTCTTCACCTTCTGCGTGCTGGCCTCGCTGGCTCTGTCGAGCCTGACGGCCCGCATCCTGAAACGGGGCTGA
- a CDS encoding ABC transporter ATP-binding protein → MIELRHIEKAFGRNRVLRGVNLTVPKGASMVIIGGSGTGKSVLLKCILGLVRPDAGQILIEGEDASKAERDAFLARFGMLFQGGALFDSLPVWQNVAFRLLRGTGKRPKAEAREIAIEKLRRVGLKPDVADLFPAELSGGMQKRVGLARAIAADPEIIFFDEPTTGLDPIMAGVINELIREIVVEMGATAMTITHDMTSVRAIADNVAMLHGGVIQWTGPVSDMDQSGDPYLDQFIHGRAEGPIEAVR, encoded by the coding sequence ATGATCGAGCTTCGTCACATAGAAAAGGCCTTCGGACGCAACCGCGTCCTGCGCGGCGTCAACCTGACCGTGCCGAAAGGCGCGAGCATGGTCATCATCGGCGGCTCGGGCACCGGCAAGTCGGTGCTGCTGAAATGCATCCTCGGGCTCGTACGGCCCGATGCGGGGCAGATCCTGATCGAGGGAGAGGACGCCTCGAAGGCCGAACGCGATGCGTTTCTGGCGCGGTTCGGGATGCTGTTCCAGGGCGGCGCGCTGTTCGACTCGCTGCCGGTCTGGCAGAACGTGGCCTTCCGGCTGCTGCGCGGCACCGGCAAGCGGCCCAAGGCCGAGGCCCGCGAGATCGCCATCGAGAAGCTGCGCCGGGTCGGGCTGAAACCCGATGTCGCCGATCTGTTCCCGGCCGAGCTGTCGGGCGGCATGCAAAAGCGCGTGGGCCTGGCCCGTGCCATTGCCGCCGATCCCGAGATCATCTTCTTCGACGAACCCACGACCGGGCTCGACCCGATCATGGCGGGTGTCATCAACGAGCTGATCCGCGAGATCGTGGTCGAGATGGGCGCGACCGCCATGACCATCACCCATGACATGACCTCGGTCCGGGCCATTGCCGACAATGTGGCGATGCTGCATGGCGGCGTGATCCAGTGGACCGGGCCGGTCAGCGACATGGACCAGTCCGGCGATCCCTATCTCGACCAGTTCATCCATGGTCGTGCCGAAGGACCTATCGAGGCGGTGCGGTGA
- a CDS encoding MlaE family ABC transporter permease, producing MILLAPLGALGRTVLGALAAIGRIALYALATLYAMVRPPFYLRELGHAIWVIGYNSLPVVGLTAVFTGAALALQIYEGGSRFNAGQVVPSIVAIGMVRELGPVLGGLMVAARVASSIAAEIGTMKVTEQIDALATLSTDPMRYLTVPRVVAATLTVPVLVAVGDSIGILGGYLVGTQSLGLNAAAYLKNTADYLVLWDVTSGLIKGAVFGFLIALVGCYFGMNSGRGAQGVGAATKSAVVAASILILASNYLLTTLFFAA from the coding sequence ATGATCCTGCTGGCGCCGCTCGGCGCGCTGGGACGTACCGTATTGGGGGCGCTCGCGGCCATCGGCCGTATCGCGCTCTATGCCCTGGCCACGCTCTATGCCATGGTCCGGCCGCCCTTCTACCTGCGCGAGCTCGGCCATGCGATCTGGGTGATCGGCTATAACAGCCTGCCCGTGGTCGGGCTGACCGCCGTCTTCACCGGGGCGGCGCTGGCGCTGCAGATCTACGAGGGCGGCTCGCGGTTCAATGCCGGGCAGGTCGTGCCCTCGATCGTGGCCATCGGCATGGTGCGCGAGCTGGGCCCGGTTCTCGGCGGGCTGATGGTGGCGGCGCGGGTCGCCTCCTCGATCGCGGCCGAGATCGGCACGATGAAGGTGACCGAACAGATCGACGCGCTGGCCACGCTGTCGACCGACCCGATGCGCTATCTGACCGTGCCCAGGGTGGTGGCCGCGACGCTGACCGTGCCGGTGCTGGTGGCGGTGGGCGATTCCATTGGCATCCTCGGCGGTTACCTGGTCGGGACGCAGAGCCTCGGGCTGAATGCCGCCGCCTATCTCAAGAACACCGCCGATTACCTCGTGCTGTGGGACGTGACCTCGGGGCTGATCAAGGGCGCGGTCTTCGGCTTCCTGATCGCGCTTGTGGGCTGCTATTTCGGCATGAATTCGGGCCGCGGCGCACAGGGCGTGGGCGCGGCGACGAAATCCGCCGTGGTGGCCGCCTCGATCCTGATCCTCGCCTCGAACTATCTTCTCACCACATTGTTCTTTGCCGCATGA
- the alr gene encoding alanine racemase, protein MATGTLTIDLDALARNWKALDRASGAGVETGAVVKADGYGLGGDRVARALAQAGARRFFVAVAEEGAQIRNALGPGPQICVFSGHMPGDTDMIGDLDLVPMLNSVEQLTRHMEGLPGRPFGIQLDSGMNRLGLEPAEWAAVRDIVLAAKPVLIMSHLACADEPDHPANLQQLTAFREMTEGCDVPRSLSATGGVLLGPDYHFDVTRPGMGVYGGMPFAEAEPVVGLSFPVIQTREVEPGESIGYGYTHTAGERRVVATVAAGYADGLHRTLSNRSKLWFEGTPCPIVGRVSMDLVTADITDLGRIPPALDLLCPEQGVDAVADSAGTIGYEIMTALGRRYARRFLGGAGA, encoded by the coding sequence ATGGCTACCGGAACACTCACGATCGATCTCGACGCGCTTGCGCGGAACTGGAAGGCGCTCGACCGCGCAAGCGGCGCGGGCGTGGAAACGGGGGCGGTCGTCAAGGCCGACGGCTACGGGCTGGGCGGCGACCGCGTCGCCCGCGCGCTGGCCCAGGCCGGCGCCCGGCGCTTCTTCGTCGCCGTTGCCGAGGAAGGCGCCCAGATCCGCAACGCGCTGGGACCGGGGCCGCAGATCTGCGTGTTCTCGGGCCATATGCCGGGCGATACCGACATGATCGGCGATCTCGATCTGGTGCCGATGCTGAACTCGGTCGAGCAGCTCACCCGCCACATGGAAGGCCTGCCCGGTCGTCCCTTCGGCATCCAGCTCGATTCGGGGATGAACCGGCTGGGCCTCGAACCGGCCGAATGGGCGGCGGTGCGCGACATCGTGCTGGCCGCAAAGCCGGTCCTGATCATGAGCCACCTCGCCTGCGCAGATGAACCCGACCACCCGGCGAACCTGCAGCAGCTGACCGCCTTCCGCGAGATGACCGAAGGCTGCGACGTGCCGCGCTCGCTTTCCGCCACCGGCGGGGTGCTTCTGGGGCCGGACTATCATTTCGACGTCACCCGCCCCGGCATGGGCGTCTATGGCGGGATGCCCTTCGCCGAGGCCGAGCCGGTCGTCGGTCTCTCCTTCCCGGTGATCCAGACCCGCGAGGTCGAACCGGGCGAGAGCATCGGTTACGGCTATACCCACACAGCGGGCGAGCGCCGCGTCGTCGCAACCGTCGCCGCAGGCTATGCCGACGGCCTGCACCGGACGCTGTCCAACCGCAGCAAGCTCTGGTTCGAGGGCACGCCCTGCCCGATCGTCGGGCGGGTCTCGATGGACCTCGTCACCGCCGACATCACCGATCTGGGCCGCATCCCGCCCGCGCTCGACCTGCTTTGCCCCGAACAGGGGGTGGACGCGGTCGCCGACAGCGCCGGGACCATCGGCTACGAGATCATGACCGCGCTCGGCCGCCGCTATGCCCGCCGCTTCCTGGGCGGAGCAGGAGCATGA
- a CDS encoding replicative DNA helicase — protein MNTVRTIRPEGEAAEDTGGLPHNIEAEQQLLGAILTNNEIFDRIASIVQPPHFYDPVHSRIFEIAANRIQKNQLASPVTLKAFLEDDEGLAELGGPAYLARLAGAAISSFAARDYAQMIYDFWLRRELMKLGAEISDKAAKVDIASEPATQIVEAEQGLYKLAEKGQSETGFQSFLRAVTDAVKVANAAYQRDGGLAGVSTGLTDLDKKLGGLHRSDLLILAGRPSMGKTSLATNIAFNIARAYKRGAMPDGSVGAVNGGVVGFYSLEMSAEQLAARVLSEASEVPSEQIRRGDMTEAEFRRFVNAAKELEACPLYIDDTPALPISQLAARARRLKRTHGLDALFVDYLQLVRPATAKDSRVNEVSEITQGLKAIAKELDIPVVALSQLSRQVESRDDKRPQLSDLRESGSIEQDADVVMFVFREEYYKEREKPSDHDLEGMARWQEAMESLHGKAEVIIGKQRHGPIGSVELSFEGRFTRFGNLVQPWQQGQAVEGF, from the coding sequence ATGAACACGGTCAGAACGATCCGGCCCGAGGGCGAAGCGGCCGAAGATACCGGCGGCCTGCCCCACAATATCGAGGCCGAACAGCAATTGCTGGGCGCGATCCTGACCAATAACGAAATCTTCGACCGGATCGCGTCCATCGTCCAGCCGCCGCATTTCTACGATCCGGTCCATTCGCGGATCTTCGAGATCGCCGCGAACCGGATCCAGAAGAACCAGCTGGCCTCGCCGGTCACGCTGAAAGCCTTCCTTGAGGATGACGAGGGGCTGGCCGAACTGGGCGGGCCGGCCTATCTGGCGCGACTCGCGGGTGCCGCGATCTCATCCTTCGCGGCGCGCGACTATGCCCAGATGATCTACGATTTCTGGCTGCGCCGCGAATTGATGAAACTCGGCGCCGAGATTTCCGACAAGGCCGCCAAGGTCGACATCGCCTCGGAACCCGCCACCCAGATCGTCGAGGCCGAACAGGGGCTCTACAAGCTGGCCGAGAAGGGCCAGTCGGAAACCGGCTTCCAGTCCTTCCTGCGCGCCGTCACCGACGCGGTGAAGGTCGCCAATGCCGCCTATCAGCGGGATGGCGGGCTCGCGGGGGTCTCGACCGGGCTGACCGATCTCGACAAGAAGCTGGGCGGGCTGCACCGCTCGGACCTTCTGATCCTCGCCGGGCGGCCCTCGATGGGCAAGACCTCGCTCGCGACCAACATCGCCTTCAACATCGCCCGTGCCTACAAGCGCGGCGCCATGCCCGACGGATCGGTCGGCGCGGTGAATGGCGGCGTGGTGGGCTTCTACAGCCTCGAGATGAGCGCCGAGCAGCTGGCCGCCCGGGTGCTGTCCGAAGCCTCGGAAGTGCCCAGCGAACAGATCCGCCGCGGCGACATGACAGAGGCCGAGTTCCGCCGCTTCGTGAATGCCGCGAAGGAGCTCGAGGCCTGCCCGCTCTACATCGACGACACCCCCGCCCTGCCGATCAGCCAGCTGGCCGCGCGCGCCCGGCGGCTGAAGCGGACCCACGGGCTCGACGCGCTGTTCGTCGACTACCTTCAGCTGGTCCGCCCCGCCACCGCCAAGGACAGCCGGGTGAACGAGGTCTCCGAGATCACCCAGGGCCTGAAGGCCATCGCCAAGGAGCTGGACATTCCGGTCGTCGCGCTGTCGCAGCTGTCGCGGCAGGTCGAAAGCCGCGACGACAAGCGGCCGCAACTGTCGGACCTCCGGGAATCGGGCTCGATCGAGCAGGATGCCGATGTCGTGATGTTCGTGTTCCGCGAGGAATACTACAAGGAGCGGGAGAAACCCAGCGATCACGACCTCGAAGGCATGGCACGCTGGCAGGAGGCGATGGAAAGCCTGCACGGCAAGGCCGAGGTCATCATCGGCAAGCAGCGGCACGGGCCCATCGGCTCGGTCGAGCTCAGCTTCGAGGGCCGCTTCACCCGCTTCGGCAACCTCGTCCAGCCCTGGCAGCAGGGACAGGCGGTCGAGGGGTTTTGA
- a CDS encoding orotate phosphoribosyltransferase, which translates to MIPSTFPDQSEIARLSARMLLEIGAVHFNAEEPFTLASGLPSPTYIDCRKLISFPRIRATLMDFLTVTVLREAGFEAFDNIAGGETAGIPFAALIAERMALPMTYIRKKPKGYGRNARIEGVMAEGDRVLLVEDLTTDGGSKLSFVDAIRDTGAVCGHTAVIFYYGIFPETEKTLGDHGIRLHHLCTWRDVLAEAKRQGAFDATTLAEVEAFLDAPRAWQEARRQQ; encoded by the coding sequence ATGATCCCCTCCACCTTCCCCGACCAGTCCGAGATCGCCCGCCTGTCCGCCCGCATGCTGCTGGAAATCGGTGCGGTGCATTTCAATGCCGAAGAGCCCTTCACGCTGGCCTCGGGCCTGCCCTCGCCCACCTATATCGACTGCCGCAAGCTGATCTCCTTTCCGCGGATCCGCGCCACGCTGATGGATTTCCTGACCGTGACCGTCCTGCGCGAGGCCGGTTTCGAGGCCTTCGACAACATCGCCGGCGGCGAGACCGCGGGCATTCCCTTCGCCGCCCTGATCGCCGAGCGGATGGCGCTGCCCATGACCTATATCCGCAAGAAGCCCAAGGGCTATGGCCGCAACGCCCGGATCGAGGGCGTGATGGCCGAGGGCGACCGGGTGCTGCTGGTCGAGGACCTGACCACGGATGGCGGCTCGAAGCTCAGCTTCGTCGATGCGATCCGCGACACCGGGGCGGTCTGCGGCCATACGGCGGTGATCTTCTATTACGGGATCTTCCCCGAAACCGAGAAGACGCTCGGCGATCACGGCATCCGGCTGCACCATCTCTGCACATGGCGCGACGTGCTGGCCGAGGCGAAGCGTCAGGGGGCCTTCGATGCCACCACGCTTGCCGAGGTCGAGGCCTTTCTCGACGCCCCCCGGGCTTGGCAGGAAGCGCGCCGCCAGCAATAG
- the pyrC gene encoding dihydroorotase yields MTQSLTIRRPDDWHLHLRDGAMMAGVLPESARDFARAIVMPNLVPPVVTATEAAAYRDRILAALPEGADFTPLMTLYLTEETDPEDVARAHAAGLVTAVKLYPAGATTNSASGVSDFDKVRGVLDKMAEIGCPLCVHGEVVDPEIDIFDREAVFIDRVLDPIRRATPGLKVVMEHLTTADGVDYVRSVPEGLGATITTHHLIITRNHILVGGIKPHYYCLPVAKRARHRDALVAAATSGDARFFLGTDSAPHVDPAKECACGCAGIFSATNTVSCLAEVFEREGALDRLEAFASLNGPAFYGLPPNETRITLTRDASPAAYPARIETGAGPVTLFDPGFDLHWRVER; encoded by the coding sequence ATGACCCAGAGCCTCACGATCCGACGCCCCGACGACTGGCACCTGCATCTGCGCGACGGCGCCATGATGGCGGGCGTGCTGCCCGAATCCGCCCGCGACTTCGCCCGCGCCATCGTCATGCCCAATCTCGTGCCGCCGGTGGTGACCGCCACCGAGGCCGCCGCCTATCGCGACCGGATCCTGGCCGCGCTGCCCGAAGGGGCGGACTTCACGCCGCTGATGACGCTGTATCTCACCGAAGAGACCGACCCGGAGGATGTGGCCCGCGCCCATGCCGCGGGTCTGGTGACGGCGGTCAAGCTTTATCCGGCCGGGGCCACGACCAATTCGGCCTCGGGCGTGAGCGATTTCGACAAGGTGCGCGGGGTGCTGGACAAGATGGCCGAGATCGGCTGTCCGCTTTGCGTCCATGGCGAGGTGGTCGACCCCGAGATCGACATCTTCGACCGCGAGGCGGTCTTCATCGACCGCGTGCTCGACCCGATCCGCCGCGCGACCCCGGGCCTGAAGGTGGTGATGGAGCATCTCACCACCGCCGATGGCGTCGATTACGTGCGCTCGGTCCCGGAGGGGCTCGGCGCGACGATCACGACCCATCACCTGATCATCACCCGCAACCATATCCTGGTCGGCGGGATCAAGCCGCATTACTACTGCCTGCCGGTGGCCAAGCGCGCCCGGCATCGCGATGCGCTGGTCGCGGCCGCCACCTCGGGCGATGCGCGCTTCTTCCTCGGCACCGACAGCGCGCCCCATGTCGATCCGGCCAAGGAATGCGCCTGCGGTTGCGCCGGGATCTTCTCGGCCACCAACACCGTGTCCTGTCTCGCCGAAGTGTTCGAGCGGGAAGGTGCGCTCGACCGGCTCGAGGCCTTCGCGTCGCTGAACGGCCCCGCCTTCTATGGCCTGCCCCCCAACGAGACCCGGATCACCCTGACCCGGGACGCCTCGCCCGCCGCCTATCCGGCGCGGATCGAGACCGGGGCCGGGCCGGTGACGCTGTTCGATCCGGGCTTCGATCTGCACTGGCGGGTCGAGCGGTGA
- a CDS encoding LysE family translocator → MSVDLWLAFAAASAVLLVLPGPTILLVLSYALSQGRRVAVAMALGVALGDLIAMTVSLAGLGALVLASATLFTALKWIGAAYLVWLGIRLFRSPPVLADDVAPAPRPARAVFGHAALVTALNPKSIAFFIAFVPQFLRPDAPLTQQFAVLIATFVSLAALNALAYALLADRLRAQIRRAAVLRWMTRAGGGALIGMGALTASAARS, encoded by the coding sequence ATGTCCGTCGATCTCTGGCTTGCCTTTGCCGCGGCATCGGCGGTTCTTCTGGTGCTGCCGGGGCCGACGATCCTGCTGGTGTTGAGCTATGCGCTGAGCCAGGGGCGGCGGGTCGCGGTGGCGATGGCTCTGGGGGTGGCGCTGGGCGATCTGATCGCGATGACGGTCTCGCTTGCCGGGCTGGGCGCGCTGGTTCTGGCCTCGGCCACGCTGTTCACCGCACTGAAATGGATCGGGGCGGCCTATCTGGTCTGGCTCGGGATCAGGCTTTTCAGAAGCCCGCCGGTGCTTGCAGATGATGTCGCCCCGGCGCCGCGCCCGGCCCGCGCGGTCTTCGGCCATGCGGCGCTGGTAACCGCGCTGAACCCGAAATCGATCGCCTTCTTCATTGCCTTCGTGCCGCAATTCCTGCGGCCCGATGCCCCGCTTACGCAGCAATTCGCGGTGCTGATCGCGACCTTCGTCAGCCTCGCGGCGCTGAACGCGCTGGCCTATGCGCTGCTGGCCGACCGGCTGAGGGCACAGATCCGGCGGGCCGCGGTGCTGCGCTGGATGACCCGGGCGGGGGGCGGCGCGTTGATCGGCATGGGGGCGCTGACTGCCTCTGCCGCGCGCAGCTGA
- a CDS encoding acyl-CoA dehydrogenase, whose amino-acid sequence METPLKPKDAPELARFDWEDPLRLEDRLDEDERMLRDAARAFAQDRLQPRVTEAFRNETVEPGLFREMGEAGLLGVTLPEAYGGLGASYVTYGLVAREIERVDSGYRSMMSVQSSLVIYPIYAYGSEAQRKRYLPGLAQGTLIGCFGLTEPEAGSDPGSLKTRAEKTATGYRLTGRKTWISNAPMADVFVVWAKSEAHGGKIRGFVLEKGMAGLSAPKIEGKLSLRASPTGEIAMDGVEVGEEALLPGVEGLKGPFGCLNRARYGIAWGVMGAAEACWHAARSYGLDRRQFGRPLAATQLFQKKLADMQTEIALGLSACLQVGRLMDEARAAPEAISLIKRNNCGKALEIARAARDMHGGNGISESYPAMRHLVNLETVNTYEGTHDVHALILGRAQTGLQAFF is encoded by the coding sequence TTGGAGACCCCCCTGAAACCGAAGGATGCGCCCGAGCTGGCGCGGTTCGACTGGGAAGACCCGCTGCGGCTGGAAGACCGGCTGGACGAGGATGAGAGGATGCTGCGCGATGCGGCACGCGCTTTCGCCCAGGACCGGCTGCAGCCGCGCGTGACCGAGGCCTTCCGCAACGAGACGGTCGAGCCCGGGCTGTTCCGCGAGATGGGCGAGGCCGGGCTTCTGGGGGTGACGCTGCCCGAGGCCTATGGCGGGCTCGGCGCCTCCTACGTGACCTACGGTCTGGTCGCGCGCGAGATAGAGCGGGTCGATTCGGGTTATCGGTCGATGATGTCGGTGCAATCCTCGCTGGTGATCTATCCGATCTACGCCTACGGCTCGGAGGCCCAGCGCAAGCGCTATCTGCCGGGGCTGGCGCAAGGCACGCTGATCGGCTGTTTCGGGCTGACCGAGCCCGAGGCCGGGTCGGATCCCGGCAGCCTCAAGACCCGCGCCGAGAAAACCGCGACCGGCTACCGGCTGACCGGCCGCAAGACCTGGATCTCGAACGCGCCGATGGCCGATGTCTTCGTGGTCTGGGCGAAATCCGAGGCGCATGGCGGCAAGATCCGCGGCTTCGTGCTGGAAAAGGGGATGGCCGGGCTTTCGGCGCCGAAGATCGAGGGCAAGCTGTCGCTTCGGGCCTCGCCCACCGGCGAGATCGCGATGGACGGGGTCGAGGTCGGCGAAGAGGCACTGCTGCCCGGGGTCGAGGGGCTGAAGGGACCGTTCGGCTGTCTGAACCGGGCGCGCTATGGCATTGCCTGGGGGGTGATGGGCGCGGCCGAGGCCTGCTGGCATGCGGCGCGAAGCTACGGGCTCGACCGGCGCCAGTTCGGCCGCCCGCTGGCCGCGACCCAGCTGTTCCAGAAGAAGCTGGCCGACATGCAGACCGAGATTGCGCTTGGGCTGTCGGCCTGCCTGCAGGTCGGGCGGCTGATGGACGAGGCCCGCGCCGCGCCCGAGGCGATCAGCCTGATCAAGCGAAACAATTGCGGCAAGGCGCTGGAGATCGCCCGCGCGGCGCGCGACATGCATGGCGGCAACGGGATTTCCGAGAGCTACCCGGCGATGCGCCATCTCGTCAATCTGGAGACGGTGAACACCTATGAAGGCACGCATGACGTTCATGCGCTGATCCTGGGACGGGCGCAGACCGGTTTGCAGGCCTTCTTCTGA
- a CDS encoding AAA family ATPase, with product MAEEIGSIDAVQTMLAGQNYVCGRALGTVAFLALRLGRPLFLEGEPGTGKTEIARALASGLGRRLIRLQCYEGLDAASAVCEWNFAAQMIAIRTAEAAGAADRSALEAELFDERFLIERPLLQAMRPQPGGPPVLLIDELDRTDEPFEAFLLEALGDFQVTVPELGTIRAAEPPIVILTSNRTREVHDALKRRCLYHWVDYPDFARELEILQARAPEAAETLSREVVAFVQKLRAEDLFKKPGVSETIDWAKCLLALDVIALSPDVIADTIGALLKYQDDIQRLEGSEARRLLDAVRDELATA from the coding sequence ATGGCGGAAGAAATCGGGTCCATCGATGCGGTGCAGACGATGCTGGCGGGGCAGAACTATGTCTGCGGCCGCGCCCTCGGCACGGTGGCCTTCCTTGCGCTCCGGCTCGGACGGCCGCTCTTTCTCGAGGGCGAGCCCGGCACCGGCAAGACCGAGATCGCCCGCGCACTTGCCTCCGGGCTCGGGCGGCGGCTGATCCGGCTGCAATGTTACGAGGGGCTCGATGCGGCCAGCGCGGTTTGCGAATGGAACTTCGCCGCGCAGATGATCGCGATCCGCACCGCCGAGGCGGCAGGCGCGGCCGACCGCTCCGCGCTCGAGGCCGAGCTTTTCGACGAACGCTTCCTGATCGAGCGGCCGCTTTTGCAGGCGATGCGGCCCCAGCCCGGAGGCCCGCCGGTGCTGCTGATCGACGAGCTCGACCGGACCGACGAGCCGTTCGAGGCCTTCCTGCTGGAGGCTCTGGGAGATTTCCAGGTGACCGTCCCCGAGCTTGGCACGATCCGCGCGGCCGAGCCGCCGATCGTGATCCTGACCTCGAACCGCACCCGCGAGGTGCATGACGCGCTCAAGCGGCGTTGCCTCTATCACTGGGTCGACTATCCCGATTTCGCCCGCGAGCTCGAGATCCTGCAAGCCCGCGCGCCCGAGGCGGCCGAGACGCTGAGCCGCGAGGTCGTGGCCTTCGTCCAGAAGCTGCGGGCCGAGGACCTGTTCAAGAAGCCGGGCGTGTCCGAGACCATCGACTGGGCGAAATGCCTGCTCGCGCTCGACGTGATCGCGCTCTCGCCGGACGTGATCGCCGATACCATCGGCGCGCTGCTGAAATATCAGGACGACATCCAGCGCCTCGAAGGCTCCGAGGCGCGGCGCCTGCTCGATGCGGTGAGGGACGAGCTTGCGACCGCCTGA
- a CDS encoding vWA domain-containing protein yields the protein MADLPALGIPDEGRLSHNILHFARALRKAGLPVGPGRAIDAIRAVEAAGFTDRADFHHTLAACFVSRPEHRAVFDQVFRLYWRDPRFLEHMMSLMLPALRGVAEERRARPAERRAAEALLDAVPSDRPDPETGEEIEIDATGTQSARDRLKSLDFEQMSPAEAAEAKRMLAGLRLPVAPLISRRSRADRLGPLPDWRGTMRAALRAGGEMRDFSTKNRRRRWPDLVVLCDISGSMSQYSRMVLHFLHAVSNAKGAGWARVHAFTFGTRLTNITRHLATRDVDAALAAAGAEAPDWEGGTRIGAALHAFNRDWSRRVLGTGAVVLVITDGLDRDETDILAREIERLHLSARRLIWINPLLRWDGFAPKARGIRAMLPHVDCFRAGHSIRSLEDLARAVSEARDTGERDRMLAAMRHSGPI from the coding sequence ATGGCTGATCTTCCCGCCCTCGGTATCCCCGACGAGGGGCGCCTGTCGCATAACATCCTCCATTTCGCGCGGGCGCTGCGCAAGGCGGGGCTGCCGGTCGGTCCGGGCCGCGCCATCGACGCGATCCGCGCGGTCGAGGCGGCGGGCTTCACCGACCGGGCCGATTTCCACCACACGCTTGCGGCCTGTTTCGTCTCGCGCCCCGAACATCGCGCGGTCTTCGATCAGGTGTTCAGGCTCTACTGGCGCGATCCGCGGTTTCTCGAACACATGATGAGCCTGATGCTGCCCGCCTTGCGCGGTGTGGCCGAAGAGCGCCGCGCCCGCCCGGCCGAGAGACGCGCGGCCGAGGCGCTGCTTGATGCTGTGCCCTCCGATAGGCCCGATCCCGAGACCGGCGAAGAGATCGAGATCGATGCCACGGGCACGCAATCGGCGCGGGATCGGCTTAAGAGCCTCGATTTCGAACAGATGAGCCCGGCCGAGGCCGCCGAGGCGAAACGCATGCTGGCGGGGCTGCGGCTGCCGGTCGCGCCGCTGATCTCGCGCCGCAGCCGCGCCGACCGACTGGGGCCGCTGCCGGACTGGCGCGGCACGATGCGCGCCGCCTTGCGCGCGGGCGGGGAGATGCGCGATTTTTCGACGAAAAATCGACGCCGACGCTGGCCCGATCTGGTGGTGCTCTGCGACATCTCGGGGTCGATGTCGCAGTATTCCCGGATGGTGCTGCATTTTCTGCATGCGGTGTCGAACGCGAAGGGCGCGGGCTGGGCCCGGGTCCATGCCTTCACCTTCGGAACCCGCCTGACCAATATTACCCGTCACCTCGCCACCCGCGACGTCGATGCGGCGCTTGCCGCCGCCGGGGCCGAGGCGCCCGACTGGGAGGGCGGCACCCGAATCGGTGCGGCACTGCATGCCTTCAATCGCGACTGGTCGCGCCGGGTGCTGGGAACCGGCGCGGTGGTGCTCGTCATCACCGACGGGCTTGACCGCGACGAGACGGACATCCTGGCGCGGGAGATCGAGCGGCTTCATCTTTCGGCGCGGCGTCTGATCTGGATAAACCCGCTTTTGCGATGGGACGGGTTTGCCCCGAAAGCCCGGGGAATAAGGGCGATGCTGCCGCATGTCGACTGCTTCCGGGCCGGCCATTCGATCCGGTCTCTGGAGGACCTGGCCAGGGCCGTTTCCGAGGCCCGCGACACCGGCGAACGCGACCGGATGCTGGCCGCCATGCGACATTCAGGACCGATTTGA